In uncultured Fibrobacter sp., one DNA window encodes the following:
- a CDS encoding sugar O-acetyltransferase, with protein MENCRKTERERMTNGESFFTNDPQLMEDKKNARILCSRFNSSPEDESLRKALLKQLFGHCGERIAIKPPFHCDYGYNIFAGDDLFINFDCVFLDAAPIRIGEHCMIGPKTCIYAIGHPLDAESRREKIGIPKPVTIGDNVWIGGGVTILPGVSIGDGTVIAAASVVTKSFPDHVVIAGNPAKIIKNIEE; from the coding sequence ATGGAAAATTGCAGGAAAACTGAACGAGAAAGAATGACAAATGGAGAATCTTTTTTTACAAATGACCCGCAGCTCATGGAGGATAAGAAAAACGCTCGTATCCTCTGTTCTCGTTTTAATAGTTCTCCGGAAGATGAGTCCTTAAGAAAAGCATTGTTAAAACAACTATTCGGGCACTGCGGGGAGAGGATAGCCATCAAGCCCCCGTTCCATTGTGATTACGGATATAACATCTTTGCGGGCGATGACTTGTTCATAAACTTTGACTGCGTGTTCCTGGATGCAGCTCCGATTCGGATTGGAGAACATTGTATGATCGGACCTAAAACCTGTATATATGCAATCGGTCATCCGTTGGACGCAGAATCAAGAAGAGAAAAGATTGGTATCCCTAAGCCGGTCACCATTGGCGATAATGTCTGGATCGGCGGTGGAGTCACGATTCTTCCGGGTGTATCCATAGGAGATGGCACGGTAATCGCTGCTGCTTCTGTAGTAACTAAATCTTTTCCTGATCATGTGGTGATTGCAGGAAACCCAGCAAAAATCATAAAGAATATTGAAGAATAA